The following proteins are encoded in a genomic region of Lentimicrobiaceae bacterium:
- a CDS encoding C40 family peptidase: MSLGICNLSIVPLRREPSDRAEMISQLLFGETIVIEGVYKNWAKVRVTYDNYEGWIDRKQYQEISEQVFSELSLTRQCVTFDLVQLIENISGNFMLPIVLGSTIPKPVNNIFYIDNEQYIYEGQYYLPENESFRKIVENAYMYLHTPYLWGGRSPFGIDCSGLTQMVYKLSGISLLRDAAQQATQGEPISFLTEAKPGDLVFFDNEEGQIIHTGILLRNNKVIHASGKVRIDTIDHLGIFDEIERRYTHKLRLIKKII; the protein is encoded by the coding sequence ATGAGTTTAGGAATATGCAATCTGAGTATTGTTCCCTTACGCCGGGAACCCTCCGACAGGGCAGAAATGATCTCACAATTACTTTTTGGAGAAACCATTGTGATTGAAGGAGTTTACAAAAATTGGGCAAAAGTAAGGGTTACTTACGACAATTATGAAGGATGGATTGACCGTAAACAATACCAGGAAATATCGGAACAGGTATTTTCCGAATTGAGCCTTACCCGGCAATGCGTAACGTTTGACCTTGTTCAGTTAATTGAAAATATTTCCGGAAATTTTATGCTGCCCATAGTATTGGGGAGCACTATTCCCAAACCTGTTAACAATATATTTTATATTGATAATGAACAATATATATACGAAGGACAATATTATTTACCTGAGAATGAATCATTCCGCAAAATAGTTGAAAATGCCTACATGTATCTGCATACACCCTACCTTTGGGGCGGACGTTCGCCATTTGGTATTGATTGTTCTGGATTAACGCAAATGGTGTACAAATTAAGCGGAATTAGTCTGCTGCGAGATGCAGCTCAGCAAGCCACCCAGGGGGAACCCATTAGTTTTCTTACCGAAGCCAAACCCGGAGACCTTGTTTTCTTTGACAATGAGGAGGGACAAATCATTCACACAGGCATACTGCTCAGAAATAATAAAGTAATACATGCTTCAGGAAAAGTCAGGATTGATACTATTGACCATCTGGGTATTTTTGATGAAATCGAACGCCGATATACCCATAAACTCAGACTTATTAAAAAAATAATTTGA
- a CDS encoding Maf family nucleotide pyrophosphatase, translating into MYDFFEKISRYYIILASRSPRRQQLLHELGLHFEIMLKETEESYPSDLLPAQIALYLAELKSAAFTDTELPDNFLLITADTTVCLNGNILGKPDNFDHARQILQQLSGNKHTVITGVSLRTRNRKHSFYAESDVYFRKLSDDEICYYIEKYQPYDKAGAYGVQEWIGYTAIEKINGSFYNVMGLPVQKLYVELQSFC; encoded by the coding sequence ATGTACGATTTTTTTGAAAAAATTTCCCGCTATTATATCATATTAGCCTCCCGTTCCCCCAGAAGGCAGCAACTGTTGCACGAATTAGGGTTACATTTTGAGATAATGCTGAAAGAAACCGAAGAATCCTATCCATCAGATTTGTTACCTGCACAAATTGCACTTTACCTTGCAGAACTGAAATCGGCAGCATTCACTGATACAGAATTGCCCGATAACTTTTTACTCATAACTGCCGACACCACAGTCTGCCTTAACGGAAATATTCTCGGTAAGCCCGACAATTTCGACCATGCCCGGCAAATTTTACAACAGCTTTCCGGTAATAAACATACAGTTATCACCGGTGTTTCTTTGCGAACCCGTAACAGAAAACATTCCTTTTATGCCGAATCGGACGTGTATTTCAGAAAACTATCGGACGACGAAATCTGTTATTATATTGAAAAATACCAACCTTACGATAAAGCCGGAGCCTACGGCGTTCAGGAATGGATAGGCTATACCGCTATCGAGAAAATAAACGGATCATTTTACAATGTGATGGGCTTGCCCGTTCAGAAACTCTACGTCGAACTGCAAAGTTTTTGTTAA
- the surE gene encoding 5'/3'-nucleotidase SurE, protein MNKPLILITNDDGINAPGIKALTDVVRTLGKAVVVAPDKPMSGMSHAVTMNSPLRLHCIQKTRDYEEYSCNGTPVDAVKLGEKIVLRRKPDLVVSGINHGSNSSVNIVYSGTMAAVIESSILGIPSIGFSLADFSHDADFSQTLPFIKKIVEEVLRRGIPDGICFNVNFPMVNGEAIRGVKVCRQAKAYWEESFDERKDPHQRDYFWLSGYFQNLDKGEDTDEWALANHFVAITPIKVDFTAHHFISELQNWDLNN, encoded by the coding sequence ATGAATAAACCCCTTATTTTAATCACCAACGATGATGGAATCAATGCTCCGGGTATTAAAGCATTGACTGATGTGGTACGAACCCTCGGGAAAGCAGTGGTGGTTGCTCCCGACAAGCCCATGTCGGGCATGAGCCATGCAGTAACCATGAATTCCCCCCTCAGATTGCATTGCATACAAAAAACCCGCGATTATGAAGAGTATAGCTGCAACGGTACACCTGTTGACGCTGTGAAGTTAGGCGAAAAAATAGTCCTTCGCCGCAAACCCGACCTCGTTGTCTCAGGCATCAACCACGGCTCTAATTCATCGGTAAATATTGTGTATTCAGGGACTATGGCGGCAGTTATCGAATCATCTATTCTTGGGATACCATCAATTGGGTTTTCTCTTGCCGATTTTTCCCATGATGCAGATTTTTCTCAAACTTTGCCATTTATCAAAAAAATTGTTGAAGAAGTACTAAGGCGTGGTATTCCTGATGGAATTTGTTTTAATGTTAATTTCCCCATGGTTAACGGAGAGGCTATCCGGGGAGTGAAAGTCTGCAGACAGGCAAAAGCTTATTGGGAAGAATCATTCGACGAACGCAAAGACCCTCACCAGCGCGATTATTTCTGGCTTTCAGGTTATTTTCAAAACCTTGATAAAGGAGAAGATACTGATGAATGGGCACTTGCCAATCATTTTGTGGCAATAACTCCTATTAAAGTGGATTTTACCGCTCATCATTTCATCAGCGAGTTACAAAACTGGGATTTGAATAATTGA
- a CDS encoding DUF2520 domain-containing protein: MKNCIVIGSGKMATRLATTLFRKGTRIHQVYSPTPAHAAKLAKKVQAQAVSQLGNITDGDYLYIISVTDDALPALAHSVNFPSGIIVHTAGTIGMEILAQVSPHYGILYPLQTFSATSRTTFSHVPVCLEASDTATLDFLKNIATLLTSDIREISSAERKILHLAAVFACNFPNALYTIAHNILSEHGLPFSILHPLIMETATKATRMNPHDAQTGPAFRNDLNIINTHQEMLSGTPEFRKLYELLSEAIIALHKPENLPHE, translated from the coding sequence ATGAAAAATTGTATCGTCATCGGTTCGGGGAAAATGGCTACACGCCTCGCCACAACTCTTTTTCGTAAAGGAACCAGGATACATCAGGTGTACAGTCCCACTCCTGCCCATGCCGCAAAGCTGGCAAAAAAAGTACAGGCACAGGCAGTTTCACAGCTTGGCAATATAACTGACGGCGATTATCTTTATATAATTTCCGTTACCGACGATGCCCTTCCGGCTTTGGCACACAGTGTAAATTTTCCGTCAGGGATTATTGTACACACTGCAGGAACCATTGGGATGGAAATACTGGCACAGGTAAGTCCTCATTACGGAATTCTTTATCCGCTGCAAACATTCAGTGCTACCAGCCGTACTACTTTTTCGCACGTACCCGTATGCCTCGAAGCCTCCGATACAGCAACACTTGATTTTTTGAAAAATATCGCAACATTGCTCACCAGCGACATACGCGAAATATCTTCTGCCGAAAGGAAAATACTCCATCTTGCTGCCGTTTTTGCCTGTAACTTTCCGAACGCGCTTTATACTATAGCCCACAATATTCTTTCGGAACACGGACTACCATTCAGCATTTTGCACCCTCTAATCATGGAAACAGCCACCAAGGCTACCCGTATGAATCCGCATGATGCCCAAACCGGTCCAGCTTTCCGCAACGACCTGAACATAATCAATACACACCAGGAAATGCTTTCCGGTACACCAGAGTTCAGGAAACTCTACGAACTGCTGTCGGAAGCCATCATTGCACTTCACAAACCCGAAAACTTACCTCATGAATAA
- a CDS encoding tetratricopeptide repeat protein: protein MKKVAILLVISIITTAFLSCKNKNQQTESTTEPDSIATQNNDTIKDTLNQANKISENAWHPDAFNQGNPAGQQKKLTPLPTPNPIKPGEQELQTKVTTPTFKPLKGFGEKSRISNETKSAVQLAKSGKFNEAIAEFDKAVQNNPKETEAWFFRGRAKLEIKDLNGALNDFNEAVKLNPKNKLSFYFRGRTKAELKDFNGALNDLNLAISYDSNYTVAYNYRGVVKSFLGKDADAINDYLIAEKQMPSFPESYYNLGISYANLGKFKEALAQFNKAVEMAPEKAEAINNRGNVKFMLKDYAGAEEDFTKVISLNPRNASAYSNRAAVRTTIKNYKSAIDDCTQAITLNPKYADAYFNRGLAKSEMGDKEDACSDFKKAESLGSKSATQLIKTKCK, encoded by the coding sequence ATGAAGAAAGTAGCCATTTTACTTGTAATTTCAATAATTACTACCGCTTTTCTATCTTGTAAGAATAAAAACCAACAAACGGAAAGCACCACAGAACCCGACTCAATTGCCACCCAAAATAATGATACCATAAAAGATACACTGAATCAGGCAAACAAAATCTCAGAAAATGCATGGCATCCCGATGCATTCAACCAGGGGAATCCTGCCGGGCAACAAAAAAAACTTACCCCACTTCCTACGCCGAATCCTATAAAACCCGGAGAACAAGAATTGCAAACCAAAGTTACTACCCCGACATTTAAACCCTTGAAAGGTTTTGGTGAGAAAAGCCGGATTTCGAACGAAACGAAAAGCGCAGTACAGTTAGCCAAATCGGGAAAATTTAATGAAGCAATAGCTGAATTTGATAAAGCCGTACAAAATAATCCAAAAGAAACAGAAGCATGGTTTTTCAGAGGCAGGGCAAAACTTGAAATTAAAGATTTGAACGGAGCCCTCAACGATTTTAACGAAGCCGTTAAACTCAATCCCAAAAATAAACTTTCGTTTTACTTCAGAGGCAGAACAAAAGCTGAGTTAAAAGATTTCAACGGCGCTTTGAACGACTTGAATCTTGCCATCAGCTATGACTCGAATTACACAGTTGCGTACAATTACCGTGGAGTAGTAAAATCCTTCCTCGGGAAAGATGCAGATGCCATTAACGATTATTTAATTGCAGAAAAGCAAATGCCATCATTTCCTGAATCGTATTATAACCTCGGTATTTCATACGCTAACCTCGGTAAATTCAAAGAAGCACTTGCCCAGTTTAACAAAGCCGTTGAAATGGCACCCGAAAAAGCCGAAGCAATCAATAATAGGGGGAATGTTAAATTTATGCTTAAAGATTACGCCGGAGCCGAAGAAGATTTTACCAAAGTTATCAGTTTGAATCCTCGTAATGCTTCAGCTTACAGCAACCGGGCAGCAGTGCGTACAACAATTAAAAATTACAAAAGTGCCATTGACGATTGCACTCAGGCTATTACTTTAAATCCCAAATATGCAGACGCATATTTCAACCGGGGTTTGGCAAAATCAGAAATGGGTGATAAAGAAGATGCTTGCTCCGATTTTAAAAAAGCAGAAAGTCTGGGAAGCAAATCGGCTACTCAGTTGATAAAAACCAAATGCAAATAA
- a CDS encoding HAD-IIIA family hydrolase, with protein MNNYKALLTRINTFIFDYDGVLTDGSVLITSNGDALRSGNVKDGYAIQLALKKGYHVAVISGGNSLSMEKRMEMLKVNDYYLGVEKKMEVYNKYLAKHKLSQENVLYVGDDIPDIPVMQQAGVSVCPADAAEEVKKIATYISHFNGGKGCVRDVIEQVLKVQGKWMNDDAFHW; from the coding sequence ATGAATAACTATAAAGCACTGCTTACCCGTATCAATACATTTATTTTCGACTACGACGGAGTGCTTACCGACGGCTCGGTATTAATTACAAGCAACGGCGACGCATTGCGTTCGGGCAACGTTAAAGACGGTTATGCCATCCAGCTTGCACTGAAAAAAGGGTACCATGTTGCAGTGATATCAGGAGGAAATTCCCTTTCGATGGAAAAACGCATGGAAATGTTAAAGGTGAACGACTATTACCTGGGAGTGGAGAAAAAGATGGAAGTGTACAATAAATACCTGGCTAAGCACAAACTATCGCAGGAAAACGTATTGTATGTTGGCGACGACATTCCCGACATTCCTGTAATGCAACAGGCTGGTGTGTCAGTTTGCCCTGCCGATGCTGCCGAGGAAGTGAAGAAAATAGCAACCTATATTTCCCATTTCAACGGAGGGAAAGGTTGTGTACGCGATGTCATCGAACAGGTTTTGAAGGTACAGGGCAAGTGGATGAATGACGACGCTTTTCATTGGTAA
- a CDS encoding geranylgeranylglycerol-phosphate geranylgeranyltransferase encodes MSYLKLIRYPNLLIIILTQYLLRYCIIQPFLSGTGYNILISNLDFFLLVLSTVFIAAAGYAINDYFDLQSDQVNRPGSLILGTKIPAKKAIILHWIFNVLGVIIGLYLGWKTHSVLIAAINFITSVALWFYSVVLKKMPLTGNVLVSLLSALVLYFPWIFTLKMLKGFHPAEEVYGLQYQVANVMVECFASFAFLANLFREIVKDAEDIEGDAVRRCQTLPIIMGVKKIRIVLIVVLLIIFAQLVLFQLIFSQVKLTAAFRYFSFVLQPFLFILIYFTWISGVKKDFTRLSLLAKLLMLAGIIGMVFIAL; translated from the coding sequence ATGTCGTACCTGAAGTTGATCCGTTATCCTAACCTGCTGATAATTATTCTTACCCAGTATCTTTTACGATATTGCATCATTCAGCCTTTTTTATCAGGTACAGGCTATAATATACTTATCAGCAACCTTGATTTCTTTCTCCTTGTGTTATCAACGGTTTTCATTGCGGCAGCAGGTTATGCTATTAACGATTATTTCGACCTTCAGAGCGACCAGGTAAACCGTCCCGGTTCATTGATACTCGGAACAAAAATTCCGGCTAAAAAAGCCATTATACTTCACTGGATTTTCAATGTGTTAGGCGTTATTATTGGATTATATTTAGGTTGGAAAACACATTCTGTACTCATTGCCGCCATCAATTTTATAACATCTGTTGCACTATGGTTTTACAGCGTAGTGTTAAAAAAGATGCCACTTACAGGCAATGTGTTGGTATCGTTGCTGTCGGCATTGGTACTGTATTTTCCATGGATTTTTACACTTAAAATGCTGAAAGGTTTTCATCCGGCTGAGGAGGTTTACGGATTGCAATATCAGGTTGCCAACGTGATGGTTGAATGTTTTGCATCTTTTGCCTTTTTAGCAAATCTTTTTCGCGAAATAGTCAAAGATGCTGAAGATATTGAAGGAGATGCGGTAAGACGCTGCCAGACACTTCCGATAATAATGGGAGTAAAAAAAATCCGGATAGTTTTAATAGTAGTACTGCTAATAATTTTTGCACAACTTGTTTTATTTCAATTAATTTTTTCCCAGGTAAAGCTAACTGCCGCATTCAGATATTTCTCCTTTGTATTACAACCTTTTCTTTTTATTCTTATCTACTTTACATGGATTTCCGGTGTAAAAAAGGATTTCACACGTCTTAGCCTGCTGGCAAAGCTACTGATGCTTGCAGGGATAATAGGTATGGTTTTTATTGCTCTTTAA
- the lpxB gene encoding lipid-A-disaccharide synthase, translated as MKYYLIAGEASGDLHASNLMNELKKRDANATFRCWGGDLMKASGGDVVKHYRDLAFMGFAEVLLNLRTILGNLKFCRNDIRNYHPDAIILVDYPGFNLRIAEFAHCEGYRVFYYISPQIWAWKQSRVKKIKAFVDKMFVILPFEKEFYEKHNYAVEFVGHPLLDAIESTKAQHIPTTLTQKLQQDKPVIALLPGSRKQEVSKMLKTMLQVVPNFPDYQFVVAGVHSIGEEFYKKICDGYDVKIVFNATYPLLQSAFAALVTSGTATLETALFGVPEVVCYRANSISYQIARKVIKVKYISLVNLIMDFPVVQELIQHILNRENLTFALQKISEPEIRKKISENYSKLYQRLGGTGASARTAELIFKQMST; from the coding sequence ATGAAGTACTACCTTATAGCCGGCGAAGCCTCAGGTGACTTGCATGCGTCGAACTTGATGAACGAACTTAAAAAAAGAGATGCAAATGCAACGTTCAGATGTTGGGGTGGCGATTTAATGAAAGCGAGCGGGGGTGATGTTGTGAAACACTACCGCGACCTGGCTTTTATGGGCTTTGCCGAAGTTTTACTTAACCTTCGGACAATTCTCGGTAACCTTAAATTTTGCAGAAACGACATCCGTAATTACCACCCTGATGCCATAATTCTTGTTGATTACCCAGGATTTAACCTCAGAATTGCCGAGTTTGCCCATTGCGAAGGTTACAGGGTTTTTTATTATATTTCGCCACAGATATGGGCATGGAAACAGTCGAGAGTAAAAAAAATTAAAGCATTTGTTGATAAAATGTTTGTGATTCTTCCTTTTGAGAAAGAATTTTACGAAAAGCACAATTATGCAGTTGAATTTGTGGGCCATCCCCTGCTCGATGCCATAGAAAGCACTAAAGCGCAACATATTCCGACTACTTTAACGCAAAAACTTCAACAGGATAAACCTGTAATTGCCTTATTGCCAGGTAGCCGTAAGCAAGAAGTTTCTAAAATGCTGAAAACAATGTTGCAGGTAGTTCCAAATTTTCCTGATTATCAGTTTGTAGTGGCAGGGGTACATTCAATCGGTGAAGAATTTTATAAAAAAATCTGCGATGGTTACGACGTAAAAATTGTTTTCAATGCAACTTACCCTTTACTGCAATCAGCCTTTGCAGCACTCGTAACTTCAGGCACCGCCACGCTCGAAACAGCTTTGTTCGGAGTTCCCGAAGTAGTTTGTTACAGGGCAAATTCTATTTCGTACCAAATAGCTCGCAAAGTTATTAAGGTAAAATACATTTCTCTGGTGAATTTGATAATGGATTTCCCTGTTGTACAAGAGCTTATCCAGCATATACTGAACAGGGAAAATCTGACTTTTGCGTTGCAAAAAATTTCGGAACCCGAAATCCGGAAAAAAATTTCGGAAAATTACAGCAAATTGTACCAACGGTTGGGAGGAACCGGTGCTTCTGCCCGGACTGCCGAGCTTATTTTCAAACAAATGAGTACCTGA
- a CDS encoding nitroreductase family protein codes for MEFSELVKHRQSDRKYSDKPVEKEKIQQCIETTQLAPSANNSQPWKFVVVDNPELKEQIAGCSASLGMNKFTHEAPVIVAVVLEKQNILSTVGSVIKNKEFRLLDIGIAVNQFCLQATDLGLGTCIIGWFDEKKVKTLLHVARNKRVPLLISLGYSESPTRKKIRKPIEEMSSWNRY; via the coding sequence ATGGAATTCTCGGAATTGGTAAAACATCGCCAAAGCGACAGAAAATATTCAGATAAGCCGGTTGAAAAGGAGAAAATACAACAATGTATCGAAACGACACAATTAGCTCCATCGGCAAACAACTCGCAACCCTGGAAATTTGTGGTTGTAGATAACCCGGAATTGAAGGAACAAATTGCCGGCTGCTCGGCAAGTCTCGGCATGAACAAGTTTACACACGAAGCGCCGGTAATAGTTGCCGTAGTGCTGGAGAAGCAGAATATTTTATCAACGGTTGGCAGCGTAATAAAGAACAAAGAGTTTCGCTTGCTCGACATTGGCATAGCGGTAAATCAGTTCTGCCTGCAGGCAACCGATTTAGGCCTCGGAACCTGCATTATCGGATGGTTCGACGAAAAGAAAGTCAAGACGCTGTTACATGTCGCCAGGAATAAACGCGTTCCGTTGCTTATTTCCCTCGGTTATTCCGAATCGCCTACACGGAAGAAAATCCGTAAGCCCATTGAAGAAATGAGTAGCTGGAATCGTTATTAG
- a CDS encoding HDIG domain-containing protein, with protein MRKYISGLRNHYAFLYKIFLFFITMILLVLLFPHEGKFKYEFQKGKPWQNNDLTAPFDFAILKTESEISREKKTILSDHHPYFTYDTVLSVNKIRETAKIFNEKWNFTYGASNASKLINYTVFKQIADTLRSRGIIELDPVIENRPADFEIFVLKNNIAYKTLLGSFFTIQTADDYIQQKVKEASANQPGIQSKFVIQTLENLLVQNLVYDSETTEKEKRNLLGNLSLTRGMVQKGERVIANGEIINSEKYQKLQSLKNEYELKLGTSQKYYSILMGQIILISASLIVFFLFLYSFRKDIFADNKKIAFMLIVIFLMVLTTSITIKHYTEFLYVIPLCLVPIFIRVFFDTRLALFVYLVTIIIIGFLVPNSFEFLFLELIAGIITIISIAKLQRRGQFFFTSFLVFISYSIIYIGMTLIQEGSLESLKLWDFILFGGSATLTLFSYPLIFAFEKVFGLITDVKLMEISDTNSKLLREVALKTPGTFQHSLQVANLAEACALEIGGNTLLVRTGALYHDIGKMAMSMYFIENQVSGFNPHDELSPEESAGVIISHVQQGIEIARKNKLPEQVIDFIRTHHGTRRTEYFFRLQKQNFPDEEPDENAFKYHGPIPYSKETSVLMMADSVEAASRALKNPNEESLGMLVENIINKQIEIGQFINSNITLRDIQIVKKVLKRKLMNIYHVRISYPENPV; from the coding sequence ATGCGAAAGTATATATCAGGCTTACGTAATCATTATGCTTTTTTGTATAAGATTTTTCTTTTTTTTATCACTATGATATTGTTAGTGCTTCTTTTTCCGCACGAAGGAAAATTTAAGTACGAATTTCAGAAAGGGAAACCCTGGCAAAACAACGACCTTACTGCCCCGTTTGATTTTGCCATATTGAAAACCGAAAGCGAAATTAGTCGTGAAAAAAAGACCATTTTATCAGATCACCATCCTTATTTCACGTACGACACAGTTTTATCAGTAAATAAAATCAGGGAGACTGCAAAAATTTTTAATGAAAAATGGAATTTTACCTATGGGGCAAGTAATGCTTCCAAACTGATCAATTACACTGTTTTCAAACAAATAGCAGATACCTTACGCAGCAGGGGAATTATTGAATTGGATCCGGTTATCGAAAATCGTCCGGCAGATTTTGAAATTTTTGTTCTTAAAAACAACATAGCTTATAAAACACTGCTGGGCAGTTTTTTTACTATCCAGACTGCGGATGATTACATTCAACAAAAAGTAAAAGAGGCTTCAGCAAATCAACCGGGTATTCAGAGCAAATTTGTAATTCAGACCCTCGAAAATCTTCTTGTACAAAATCTGGTTTATGATTCGGAAACTACTGAAAAGGAAAAACGGAATTTACTTGGCAATCTTTCGCTAACCAGGGGTATGGTTCAAAAAGGAGAACGAGTTATTGCCAATGGGGAGATAATCAACTCGGAAAAATATCAGAAGCTGCAATCGCTTAAAAATGAGTATGAACTTAAATTAGGCACTTCGCAAAAATACTATTCAATTTTAATGGGGCAGATTATTTTAATTTCAGCTTCCCTCATCGTTTTTTTCCTGTTTTTGTACTCATTCCGTAAAGATATTTTTGCCGACAACAAAAAAATTGCTTTTATGCTGATAGTGATTTTTTTAATGGTTCTTACCACCAGTATCACCATAAAACATTATACCGAGTTTTTGTATGTAATTCCATTGTGTTTGGTTCCTATTTTTATAAGGGTTTTCTTCGATACGAGGCTTGCACTTTTTGTTTATCTGGTAACCATTATTATTATTGGGTTTCTTGTCCCCAATAGTTTCGAATTTCTTTTTCTCGAACTGATTGCCGGTATCATAACCATAATCAGTATCGCAAAACTACAACGTCGTGGGCAGTTTTTCTTCACATCGTTTCTTGTATTTATTTCATATTCAATTATATATATTGGAATGACTCTTATTCAGGAAGGGAGTCTCGAGAGTTTAAAACTTTGGGACTTTATTCTTTTTGGCGGGAGTGCCACCCTTACTCTTTTTTCGTACCCGCTCATTTTTGCATTTGAGAAAGTTTTCGGATTGATCACCGATGTGAAACTGATGGAGATAAGTGATACCAATTCAAAACTATTGCGGGAAGTTGCTTTAAAAACTCCGGGTACGTTCCAGCATTCATTGCAGGTAGCCAATCTTGCGGAAGCTTGTGCACTCGAAATTGGGGGCAATACACTGCTTGTACGAACAGGTGCTTTGTATCATGATATTGGCAAAATGGCTATGTCTATGTATTTTATAGAAAATCAGGTAAGCGGATTTAATCCGCATGATGAACTTTCGCCCGAAGAAAGTGCTGGGGTAATAATCAGCCATGTGCAGCAAGGAATTGAAATTGCGCGAAAGAATAAATTACCCGAACAGGTAATAGATTTCATAAGGACACATCATGGTACCCGGCGTACAGAATATTTTTTCAGGTTGCAAAAGCAAAATTTTCCTGACGAGGAACCGGATGAAAATGCTTTTAAATACCATGGACCCATTCCATATTCCAAGGAAACATCGGTGCTGATGATGGCTGATTCGGTGGAAGCCGCCTCACGTGCCTTAAAAAATCCTAATGAAGAAAGTTTAGGAATGCTGGTGGAAAATATTATCAATAAACAAATTGAGATTGGGCAGTTTATCAACTCCAATATCACCCTGCGTGATATCCAGATCGTGAAGAAAGTTTTGAAACGGAAATTAATGAATATCTACCATGTACGTATTTCCTATCCGGAAAACCCTGTTTAA
- a CDS encoding DUF502 domain-containing protein yields the protein MQKYTKRLLKYFFQGLLYLAPITITVYALVITFNLLDGVPRRFIEKNVGLELPGLGLLLILLFITFVGFLGSSIILKPLMAYIDKTISRAPLISIIYTSIKDMLSAVVGNKRKFNIPVIVKVNKEADLEKLGFITQSDLTHLGIPANKIAVYLPHSYNFSGNLFIVPSENVRKLNAPPAEVMKFIVSAGVTNL from the coding sequence ATGCAAAAATATACCAAACGCCTGCTGAAATATTTTTTCCAGGGGCTTTTATACCTGGCTCCTATTACCATCACGGTGTATGCTCTGGTAATAACCTTTAATCTGCTCGATGGAGTTCCACGTCGTTTTATTGAGAAAAACGTTGGCTTGGAACTGCCGGGCTTAGGACTATTGCTCATCTTACTTTTCATCACATTCGTTGGCTTTCTGGGTTCATCCATCATACTGAAACCCCTGATGGCATACATTGACAAAACCATCAGCAGAGCTCCTCTTATAAGCATCATCTACACTTCAATAAAAGATATGCTGAGCGCGGTGGTGGGCAACAAACGAAAATTTAACATACCCGTCATTGTCAAAGTAAACAAGGAAGCCGATTTAGAAAAGCTGGGGTTTATTACCCAATCCGATTTAACACACCTGGGCATTCCTGCCAATAAAATTGCCGTGTATTTGCCCCATTCGTATAATTTTTCGGGTAATCTTTTTATTGTTCCTTCCGAAAATGTAAGAAAATTAAATGCTCCCCCTGCTGAGGTAATGAAATTTATTGTTTCGGCTGGCGTTACCAATTTATAG